ACTGTTTGCACCAAGCACTTGGCCATGTGGTGTCTCCAAGCTTATAAATGTGTAGCCGTTTTGAGGTGGTCAAGGCTTCATTCAGTAGCGAGTGTGTGGCACGGCCAAAAGGCTGTAGTTTTTGAAGCAAAACGAAACGATGGGCAGTCGACGACAACATTTCCTGAATTGCTTGAGTGCTTGACCAAACTTGACATGACACGAGGCAGTTTTGCTGGAACTTCCACTGCATTGGGAGGGATATGTGTGACCACTTCGCAACTTTCCACGCTTGACGAGTCGCGGAGCGCGGAGGTCGGTGGCCACTGAACCTCTTTTTTAATGGCACGAGGATGAAGGGATATTTGGGGAACAGCAGTTAGTTATACAAAGGCATCTCCGTGTACGTCCACGGTCCACCTCAGTATACAAACTGAAATGGGTACAGTACTACAGTGTACAGGTGCCAAACTGCCAAACAGCACAACGATAGGATAAAGTTTTGCTGGCACTTTCCGAAAACGCCACCGGCTTCTCTGCTCCTGGAAAAGTAGCAAcgcctcttcttcctcaagaaaaaagataagaaaaGGACGAAGAACCAATCTGCCTGCACCGGCACCTGCACGGCGGGCAGACAGCCAGACACACGGCTGAACCAGCACGACCAAGCACAGGCACAGGCAGTGGCCGGCGAGCGGCAGCGCAGGCTGCGCACATCTGAGCTGAGCCTGAGATCGTATGATGCTGGTGCCCAGCAGCCAAATCGCTCGGCCAGGGCCGTGTCAGTCAGAGCATCCGGCTGTTACGTGCGACTGGGAGAAAGTTGGCAGGCGGCAGCACCGACCGCCCCCAACTGATTCCCATGCAATGAAGGGCAAAGGCCAAAGGGTACTCCGCCATTTTTTAAGACCTCCACGGCGATTCCGCAGCTAACACCCTCGGCTACCGGCTTTTCATTAGTTTTGGCCCGCTCCTCGCACACCTCCCCAGGACGAACACGAACCCACGCATGGCAACGCATCAGCAGTGAACGCCAAGACGCCCATGTCCTAGAGCAAGCGGCCAAGCTCCATGCCGGTGGCACCTTGCAAATTTGAACACCGTCACTGTTCACTGATCTCTTTTAATTTCCTTGAAGGTGTCAGTAGCTGCAGCAATCCTAATCAGTACTAGCATGCTGCAAGTAGTAAACaagagggaggggggggggggggggggggagagagagagagagaggcggaaACAAGGGATGGGGATCGGACGCTTTAGATAACAACCAACCCTGCTGCACCTTTTGATTGGAACGTGACGGCCCCCTCCCAATCtacctttttctttccttcaatCGTGACCGTAGCTTTCGTTCACCGGCTGTGTGGGCCAGGCCGAAGCTGCCTACCAACTCCCTTTGACCATCCGATAGATCAGGTTCAGGCACATAATAATTGAACCGACTCCGATCGACTGAAATCAACGGATTATGCTTGTTGGAGTAGATAACAAGGGTCGAGGGCGTCGCGATCAGGCATTGATCCACAGCCCTGAGCTGGGTTTGCAGGCACTTATTAGCAAGCGGCTCCAACAATTCATTAGGGACCAACACGTacggaggactggaggagcagGAGCGATTTCCTCCGCACTGACGCTTGGGCAAGCGCACAGGTGTCCAGTGTGCTGTCATTGCCGCTGCAACCGTCGCTCTGCTACGTCCCTGCTGGGGGATAACGTCCCCTTGGCCATTGGTCGCCTTTAGCTTGATCGAGCGAGCCTGAAGATGATTCGAGAGGAAGTGATGATGTGGTGGTAGCACATGGGGGTTCAGAGAGCGACTGGGTTATAATTTTACGTCGCACGGCGCAGCCGCATGGGGCCATTTGCGTAGGGATAGATCACCCACTGTTGCTGGGTGAGAGAGAACTGACGAGGACTGGAAGAGTTAACGGGCTGCCGGTCACTTTTCTGCGGGGCGAATCGAATTTACGGGCGAAGTGACTTTAGCAATAAATATTAAACCTGGTTGGTTGGCTTCCAATATTTGCCAAGCCAAAATCAAGGCAAATCCTAAAAAAATTGGCTACCAATTGATTCATTGTCAAAAAAAATTAGCACACCAATATTTGTAGCCAATATTATGGCATGTCACTATAAGCTTCTTGAGAGGAATAAGTATTGGTTGGCATGTTTTGGCAAGGAAGTACTTTAATTACTTACCCCAACTTTAACATGCTCGATTTTGGTAAGCCATGATTTTGGTTTGGCAACAATTGGAATCCAACCAATAAAACTTTTACGAACGATAAAAAATTCATATAAAAGTTTGTGAACAAACTTTCGTGAAAAAATTGAGCGATTGTTTTGGAAAACAAACATttggaaaaaaatgaagaaactTTTAGAAAACTTTAGGAAAGATGCgttgaaaacaaaagaaaaaagaaacaaaaatttgTGAGAAAAAGCTTCCAGAAAAATATAGaagaaaattttagaaaaaaaatttgggaaaaaaaagaaaaaaattagccGAGCGCCGTCAGCGGCGGCAGGGAGCTTGCCTCGGTACTCCCGGTGGGGACCTCGTCACGGATGCTCGCGTGTCGCCATCCTCTGCGGGAGAGCTCGCCCGAATactgcgcgccgccgctcctcggcgAGAGAGCTCGCCCCTAGGactgcgcgccgccgctcaccgCGGGGGAGCTTCCCGCTGCCCCGGCGCTGCCGCACCCCCGCCCATCACAGAGCAACCCCAACACACCCCTCGCCTGCTGTCGCCGAAGCTAGGGACACCGGCCCCTCCGTTGGATCCGGGGAAAAGGAAATGGAGGAGGTGGGAGACCGGGAGatgaaggaaagagaaaagagaaatgaAGGGTTGACCGGTTGAGCAGGAGGTCGAGAAATGTGTGAAAATGTGTGTGGGTGATAGGTTGTCCAGTACGAGAACGTGTATCTAGGGTGTGTTGGATTGATCGGGAGTTTGGATACCTCCTGTCGATTGTAAAGTTAGGTTTGCACTTGTGCCGTGCCTTTGCTTGGAGTGGCGCCAACAAACCGCCGGTCGGTCGGCCTTTTATGATTGTGTTGGTGCGGATTACGTACGTAGTCACGCACCATGCGTGGAAAACCAGATGGCAAAGTGCAGAGGAAATCAGCTGTTGGGGTGGTCATGCCGTGCCGGTACTTCCTTCCACTGCCTGGAGCTAGCCCTGGCTGAATTGTACAGCACACCTCCCTTTGGGCCAAATTATCTTTAGTTTTTACGTGTACAAGTAAACAATAGTAATAATTTCACACTATTAATGTGATAATGTCCAATAAGACAACACAAGGCTATTTGATCTGGTGTATTAACAAAGTACTCTGAGGTCAAACCTCCAGCATATAGTAGCAAATAGGGCCATTAAGAGCTGTAAATTGGCCCGCGAAACTGAATTGCTTTGCTGGCCTGAGTACGGCTGCCCTGAGTAAACAACTTGAGATTCTCCGGGAACGGAATCAGCAATGGCTCCTCGTCCCTACCCCGGCTAACGACAGGCTCAGCTGACCCTGGGACAGCGGAGACAGCAGTGGAGCGTGGACCGACGGACAGGCGGGCCCGGGGCCGCACGCGCAGGAGGTATGGATTAGAGGTAGACCACCGCGTGGTAGGCCCGGGTGTCAGCGAGCAGGCGATTGGAGCAGATCTGTGCCCGCGTGGGCGATACCATACGAGTTCTGTGTTTCTTGGATCTCGATTGAGCTGCTTGAGGTTGATTCGTGTAATAACTTCCTGATGTAATTCCCGAGCGTAGCTCAGTTTCCTTGTGGTAAAATTGGCACACGCAAATTACAGTTCTCGAATCGACACGGATacttacattttttttctaaatttattctgtgtttttgaagaaaaagagatgCCATTCTCTCTTCTGCACTGCACTGTTGGCATACAAATGTTGATTTAGGCCTTGTTGGCCCGTGAAGCAATCAAACAGGCCCACTACCAGCTACTACTTGCTTGTTACCAGCTACTACTTGCTTGTTTTCTTTTACAACAACAATTAACTTCCACACAGGCAAGATGCAACACAGATACTAAGATCACACATTATTTCTCGAGATAAAAAAACACAATTTCATCGTTTTATTCACTGTTATTCTGGCGTTCAAGATAGCATACTTTCGGCGCTTCTCTTATGCACGCAGTGTATGCATGGACTATAGTACTCCATGTCACAACGCTACATAAAATCAGTTCCAATGGAGACAATCACGCAAGAAGAGGCGCTTCCATCTCTAAAGAAAGAAAAGTTCATTCTTAGATTTTGCAATACCAAATATCAATGAGTTGGCCaaaatttaaaaagaaaaattagtAACCTATTCACAGAGGCTATCTGTCAGCTATCTACACAAGACACTGTAGCAGAAGCACTTTCCCAGCGAGTTTACCAGCAAACGTATCAGTGTCTTTTTTCAACGTGATGTTGGTTTGAATTCACCAATCCTGCACTCGACCTTAGTTCTTTACAGCCCAGCGGCGACCCCTGATCTCGTACCCATCAGATGCCTGATCACCACCTCCCCAGCTGTCCATAGCAGCATTCGAGCTCACAACTCTGTGATGTTTTTTGCCCTTCGTGACGCCGCTGTCACTAGCACTCCCGCTTAATAATGGATCATCAATCCCACGAATTGGTCTCTCTGGTGTTGCTGCACTCACCCAGTTGTCATCCTGGGTTTTCTTATGCTTGTCCTTCTTTTTCATCAATTTATCAAAGCGCTTCTCCACTGGCCTTACTGCTTGGTTAACAGTGAACTTGAAATCCTTGATCACCTAAGGGGGGAGGGAAAAAAAGACAAACCATGTGGATTATGCTCACAAACATATGCTGCTAACCATATAACCCATAGAGTACAtaatattccctccgtcccaaattacaatttcttttagcttttctagatacataacttttgctatgtatctagacatagtatatatctaggtgcatatcaaaaactatgtacctagaaaagccaaaacgaatagtaatttgggatggaagaaGTAGAACATAACATATTTGAATATGTAAATAAAATTTGTTCCACTTGTTCAAAAAACTTAAAACCAACCTAACATATAAAGAGAATTTATCAGTAGTGCTCAGAAAGAAAGAACCCAGAACTTACATATTCTCCACTGCCGACAACAAAGTCCCGAACACTTTCTTTTATGTTTGTCACGCTTCTCTCATCTGGTTCCAACTGTGGAAGCTTCATTTTAGTGGGCCGGTTGCTTTCCTTAATTTCGAAAGGGTCCACAGGATCAGAGGATACATAATCCCCAAGTACAGATATGTTTCCAGGTGACTGATTAGCTAAAAGTGCATAGGGCTTGGCTGGGAACACATAGAGGTGAACAGCCGAAGCAATGCCCATCTGTCCTGGAGGAAAACATGAAAGAAAAtagattcttttaagggggaacgtatctggtgcaaaccatctaccccgtgcaaccttggaaactatgaatcaaggccacaagatgctaatccaatggatagggttagtggtgggattattttgcagttaagccTGCCCACCCGCTGGCCACTTTTGCATATCATGGAAAAAGGTGCTGCATCAAaagtggccggcgggtggggggcttaactgcaaaataatcccaccactaaccctatccattggattagcatcttgtggccTTGATTTATAATTTTCAAGGTTGCACggggtagatggtttgcacCAGATACGTTTTCTTTTAAGCTATAAAGCTAACATGATATGCAAAAGTGGTCGGCGGGTGGGGggcttaactgcaaaataatcccaccactaaccctatccattggattagcatcttgtggccttgattcatagtttccaaggttgcacggggtagatggtttgcacCAGATAAATAATTTAAACAGCCTAGAAGGATAAATACCTCTATGCAAATAATGAAGTTTTGAATGCTTGATTTTAACTCCAAGCTCTGGGCTAAAGGACTTCTAAGAAGGCCCAGAGCATACAATATTGCAATCACCACACCTTGCCACCAAGTCAAGAATACTATAGATTTGAAAGAAAGAAACTTAGCGAGAGGCTTTATAGGTGCCAATTCATCCTTTGTAGCTGTGTACCATGCTACTAGACAGTACAGGGCCCAATATTGACTGAAGTTGAGAACTGCAGCAAAGTAAGGGTACCTGCATCACAGAGATAGAGCAATGTGAGAATAGTTGAAGAAAATAACTGATTTAGCTATCTCAGCATTGGTTTATTCATCACAACGGAAAATGAGCAAATAAGATGTGAACACAATTTCCTATGAATGGAGCAAATAAAATGGCGTGGCAATTCATTCAAACAAAATTCAATGGATTGAAGATATAATGTTCAAATTTGAAGGCAAAGAGGCAGAAAAGAAAGGACTGTCTTACCCACATCGTAAATTGAATTCTCCTTCACAATAGACACCAAAAGGTTCTAGAAGAAGAGATAAGCTAGCTGTTAGGGTCTTTATGATCATCTGCAGGTGTAGAAGAACGCAACTAAGTTTTATTTTCGACTTTTCAGAATCAAGAATTTGCAAGAAGGGCTCGTGGAAATACATATTGGAAGATTCCAAATTTGATAATCAGGTAGAACCGCGTCCCCAGTCTCCACGGTTTCAATATAAAATTTACAGGAAAATGATGGTGTATGATTCCCTTCTCAGAGGCATGATGCAGTAGAGGTTGTCCAGAACCTGAGCCACCCTCCCTCTTCAAAAAAGCTATCGTTTTATCTTCCCCACCTACATTTGGTCAGCCATAATAAACACACGCAAatgaagagaagaaaaaaaaaatcgaaaacTGCACCGAACAATATACATTATGAAATGTAAGGGCTTGTTCGTTTTATCTGCAGCTTGCAGATTGCAGGTTTTTAAATGCTGGTGAAACCCAGGTAGCTAGATTGCTATAATCTGGAATTGAAATCGAAGTGTTTGTTGAGCATTGGATTGTGCCATCACAATCTAGCAATTGCAAGCAGAGACAAACAGATCCTGCGACTACCAAGTGAAATGATATAAGTATACTGCCTGCCACTGGACAAGATATGTTCCAAGTTGTCAACAAATATGCTTGCACTCTGAATCAGTGGCTCCATTCTGTCAATGCTAATGTAACCTTATAACGAACACCAAATGCTaggggcctgtttgtttccctccttgattatataagttggattatggTCCAAGGGTAGTAGGGTAAAAGATCACTTTGGGACCACAAATATTCTGAAATAAGCTGCCCAAGactagcttatttcagattatttctGGTCCCAATGTGGTCTTTTACTATAGTACCCATGATCCATAATCTAGCTTATATAATCTAGGTggattataatctcaaacaaacagggcctaagtgtACTAGATATGATAATGAGACTATGTTTCTCCAATTTTCCCCCCAGGAATTTACTACACACTGATGCAACAAAAACACACATATAGTTCTGGAATGCATAATGGCAGACCTGCAGAGGTACATCCGTACATACAAGTATGTAAATGAGGACAGCAAAATGCATTGTTCAAACGCATGTTACATTCCTGCTCTCTGGAAAATATAGTGACAGATTGTGCCGAACATATTTACTTTCTAAAAAGCAGAGGAAACTCTtttgcaaaaaagaagaagacggCAGCTATGACCACAGCACTAAATGTAGGTTCACAGGCAAAGATGATTGATCCATGTAAGAAATACGGGCTGTTACAATGTCTCAGACATCTATTCTCGAGAAAGCAATGTTGATGTGCATAACTTACCTAAACATGCAGTAATGTATCTTCCGAAGCAGTACATTGCAAATGCTTCGTAACCATCACGCAGGATGCCACAGTAAACACTCGTATTTGGATTTATCAAAGAAATATACTATCCCCAAAGAAAAAGAACATTAGACAAACTGCTGGAGTAATGTAGCGCATACATAAAATGTATAGAGGCCTTACCGACTCAATTGCGTAGCAAGGGACCATGAGGATAACACCCAGTACAAATTTCTGTTCCTGTACAAGTAGAACAGAACCCAAAACATTAAAAATTATGCTTTCATGATACTGATAAACAagattatataaaaaaaactgaTGAGAGGACGCAAAAGCAAAAACTGGAAACCTCCGGATTGTTGTAGGCCGAGAGATGCTCGAATATAAGGTACATGGAGAGCGAAAGCGCAACCAGCGTGAAGAGCCCTGCAACTATAGTAGCCCATGTGGGCGCAGAGTATTGTGCCATCACAGGCACTATGAGCCCAATGTTAACCCTCATGGTGGCGAATAACACTTCTTCGAACCAGTATGCTTTCAAAGCCCCTCAGCATCATCCAGCATCACCTTCCTTCAGCTAGCAGGCAGCTAACACCAATGAGGCCAAACAATACTGACCTAAAGGTTGGCACTTCAATCCAAATCAATGAGATCAAACTTCCAGGGATCCACACGTCGAGTCTATTATCTGCAATGAGGCCAAAAGTGCGACATCCTGAACGATCTATCGAATCCAACAGAATTCATATAGAAAACTAGATGCAGACGCGTTCAGCTACATTGCGACCAACCCCACCAGACACGACAAGAAACCTAGAAAACGGGAGGGGTTGCAACCGACAAAAATTAAACACAAAATCGCATCAGATCGCTCAATCTCCTCCTCCGAGAAGCACCAAAAGGGGCGGAGCGGAGTCCACGCGGCGCGGGACCCGGACGGGCAGGAGAACATCGCGTCGGCATGAATTTGGAGGAAACAGAGAGGCGCGAAGGAAACCTGAGCCAACGAATCGCCCAAGCGGCCGCGCAGGTGGGTCGGGAGGCTGCCGCCCGCCGATTCCGCGGTCGGATCCAGGCGATCCGGGCGTCGCGGCGCGCGATTTCCCGCGAGGCGAACGGGCGGGGGGAAGCGGAGAAGGGGGGCAAATCGCGGGTGCGGATCGTGACGGCGTCGCCGCCCGTGTGTTCCTCTTCCCCTGACCAGTGGACCGCCGGTTTTCGAAAAGGCGCCGGCGTGACGCCAAATTGGCTTTTGCGCTGGCGTGGCGCGTAGCTGGGCTGGGGAACAGGGAGTATTGGGCCGGTCTGACACTGGACTGCTATATGGGCCGTAAACCACATTGGTTTTCGTCTGATTTTCGTCACGTCACGTCCATATTTATAAGATGTCACCTCTCCCTCTGCCTTTACCCTGTGATTTCTACTAGTTTATAGCATAGCAGTATGGGAGCCCCTCCAGCTTCGCCTCCTGGAGCAGGTAAGTCTGCCTTTACCTtgcattgaaatcacacaaagACATATCGATGAGATCGTACATGCATTTTGCCTTTACCCCAAGACATGATTACAGATGCAACTTTTTCCATAGAATCTCATAGATAGCTTCTCgaccaaataaaataaaattgcaTTGTTTTAGGCATTTCTTGgtattttccatttttttctttcGACGTTTACTTTGTCCATATCATCATTCTGACACTCCCAGTCTTCTGCAAAATACTGTATTCGGTTGTGCTTGTCTGAATCGGATTCGTTATTCGCAATTTCTTTGACAAAGGTACGATTATCACAAGGGATTCAATGTCCGAACTATAGCTGGGTTTGCTGGCTGTTTTATCTATATACTATGTACTAATATATGATTGCACGTATTTGTGCTGAACTGCTGAATATACTGTAACTCTCATTGTTTGCTATGGCAGGACCTTTTCCAAGCCCCAGCTGGTCTGACGACCTCCCGATTGATATCCTCCTCAGCATCCTGCAACGCCTTGATCATGTCTTGGGGTAAGCACCTCGAGGAAATGCAGGTGCATtcctttcgaaaaaaaaagaaatgcaggTGCATGACAGGTTCAGCTCAGACGTGACCTGCAACCTGTACCACCCCGTCAATGCTGACAAGTCTTATGGCCTCAGTTTTCCAGAGGGCTGCTTTGGTGCGTGTTGTGGAGCCTCTCACGGATGGCTGATTTTGGCCAATG
This portion of the Setaria viridis chromosome 7, Setaria_viridis_v4.0, whole genome shotgun sequence genome encodes:
- the LOC117864322 gene encoding protein LAZ1 isoform X1, producing the protein MRVNIGLIVPVMAQYSAPTWATIVAGLFTLVALSLSMYLIFEHLSAYNNPEEQKFVLGVILMVPCYAIESYISLINPNTSVYCGILRDGYEAFAMYCFGRYITACLGGEDKTIAFLKREGGSGSGQPLLHHASEKGIIHHHFPVNFILKPWRLGTRFYLIIKFGIFQYMIIKTLTASLSLLLEPFGVYCEGEFNLRCGYPYFAAVLNFSQYWALYCLVAWYTATKDELAPIKPLAKFLSFKSIVFLTWWQGVVIAILYALGLLRSPLAQSLELKSSIQNFIICIEMGIASAVHLYVFPAKPYALLANQSPGNISVLGDYVSSDPVDPFEIKESNRPTKMKLPQLEPDERSVTNIKESVRDFVVGSGEYVIKDFKFTVNQAVRPVEKRFDKLMKKKDKHKKTQDDNWVSAATPERPIRGIDDPLLSGSASDSGVTKGKKHHRVVSSNAAMDSWGGGDQASDGYEIRGRRWAVKN
- the LOC117864322 gene encoding protein LAZ1 isoform X2; this encodes MRVNIGLIVPVMAQYSAPTWATIVAGLFTLVALSLSMYLIFEHLSAYNNPEEQKFVLGVILMVPCYAIESYISLINPNTSVYCGILRDGYEAFAMYCFGRYITACLGGEDKTIAFLKREGGSGSGQPLLHHASEKGIIHHHFPVNFILKPWRLGTRFYLIIKFGIFQYMIIKTLTASLSLLLEPFGVYCEGEFNLRCGYPYFAAVLNFSQYWALYCLVAWYTATKDELAPIKPLAKFLSFKSIVFLTWWQGVVIAILYALGLLRSPLAQSLELKSSIQNFIICIEDRWALLRLFTSMCSQPSPMHF